Proteins encoded together in one Mobula hypostoma chromosome 9, sMobHyp1.1, whole genome shotgun sequence window:
- the mgat4c gene encoding alpha-1,3-mannosyl-glycoprotein 4-beta-N-acetylglucosaminyltransferase C isoform X2, with amino-acid sequence MRQLRVELSGESGVTYRPDQEGERRLSRELTSHQLNSEKYVHTFKDLTNFSGAINVTYRYLAGFPIARKKYLTVGLSSVKRKRGNYLLETIKSIFDQSSYEELNEIIVIVHLADFDLSWCENVIQDISRKFAHHILSGRLMVIHTPEEYYPSLDGLKRNYNDPEDRVRFRSKQNADYAFLLNFCANLSDYYVMLEDDVHCSKNFLSAIKKVITSREGSYWVTLEFSKLGYIGKLYHSCDLPRLAQFLLMFYQEMPCDWLLIHFQGLLAQKDIIRFKPSLFQHMGYYSSFRGTENKLKDDDFEEDSFDIPDNPPATLCTNMNVFEHYNPSKAYSSVDEYFWGKSASAGDYFIIVLDKPAKIDKLKIQTGTDDRQNDILHHGRLEVGQNLLMVKKEKQCSSYTTLGEFKHGNIEIKDIGHKVNFDIHCIRILVTENQKEWLIIRSISIWISQTSI; translated from the exons ATGAGGCAGTTAAGAGTCGAGCTCAGTGGTGAGTCTGGAGTCACGTATAGGCCAGACCAG GAAGGAGAGCGGAGACTTTCTAGAGAATTGACTTCTCATCAACTTAACTCTGAAAAATATGTCCATACTTTCAAAGATTTAACTAACTTTTCAGGAGCAATAAACGTCACCTATCGTTATCTTGCAGGATTTCCTATAGCTAGAAAAA AATATTTAACAGTAGGACTATCATCTGTGAAAAGGAAACGAGGTAACTACCTACTAGAAACAATTAAATCCATCTTTGATCAGTCCAGCTATGAAGAGCTGAATGAAATTATAGTTATTGTGCACTTAGCAGACTTTGATCTATCGTGGTGTGAAAATGTCATCCAAGACATCTCCAGAAAATTTGCTCATCACATTCTATCTGGCCGACTGATGGTTATTCATACTCCAGAGGAGTACTACCCCAGTTTAGATGGCCTCAAAAGGAACTATAATGATCCCGAAGATCGCGTAAGATTTAGATCTAAACAGAATGCAGATTATGCTTTTCTACTTAACTTTTGTGCTAATTTGTCAGACTACTACGTCATGTTGGAAGATGATGTACACTGCTCTAAAAACTTCCTATCAGCCATTAAAAAAGTAATTACCTCAAGAGAAGGCTCCTACTGGGTGACACTAGAGTTTTCTAAATTAGGATATATTGGAAAACTCTACCATTCTTGTGACCTCCCTCGACTGGCACAATTTTTACTAATGTTTTATCAGGAAATGCCATGTGATTGGCTACTCATCCATTTCCAAGGATTGCTTGCCCAGAAAGATATCATACGGTTCAAGCCTTCTTTGTTTCAGCACATGGGATATTATTCTTCCTTCAGAGGGACTGAAAACAAACTTAAAGATGATGACTTTGAAGAAGATTCCTTTGATATTCCTGACAATCCACCTGCAACTCTTTGTACAAACATGAACGTGTTCGAACACTACAATCCCAGTAAAGCATACAGCAGTGTTGATGAATACTTCTGGGGAAAATCAGCTTCAGCTGGAGATTATTTCATAATTGTGCTCGACAAACCTGCTAAAATTGATAAACTGAAAATCCAAACGGGCACAGACGACAGACAAAATGACATCTTGCATCATGGAAGACTGGAGGTTGgccaaaatttgctgatggtgaAAAAGGAAAAGCAATGTTCTAGCTACACCACGCTAGGGGAATTTAAACATGGAAATATTGAGATAAAGGATATTGGCCACAAGGTTAACTTTGACATTCACTGTATTCGAATACTGGTAACAGAAAACCAGAAAGAATGGCTGATTATTAGGAGTATCAGCATTTGGATCAGTCAGACATCCATATAG
- the mgat4c gene encoding alpha-1,3-mannosyl-glycoprotein 4-beta-N-acetylglucosaminyltransferase C isoform X1, translated as MLQSKHSAGFDPFSMEQIKMVSKYLSIGKFEVRFIMRLYWKCAEKMRCFRKRSTVPLLACLAICLLCLNLFLEEDRYVMEGERRLSRELTSHQLNSEKYVHTFKDLTNFSGAINVTYRYLAGFPIARKKYLTVGLSSVKRKRGNYLLETIKSIFDQSSYEELNEIIVIVHLADFDLSWCENVIQDISRKFAHHILSGRLMVIHTPEEYYPSLDGLKRNYNDPEDRVRFRSKQNADYAFLLNFCANLSDYYVMLEDDVHCSKNFLSAIKKVITSREGSYWVTLEFSKLGYIGKLYHSCDLPRLAQFLLMFYQEMPCDWLLIHFQGLLAQKDIIRFKPSLFQHMGYYSSFRGTENKLKDDDFEEDSFDIPDNPPATLCTNMNVFEHYNPSKAYSSVDEYFWGKSASAGDYFIIVLDKPAKIDKLKIQTGTDDRQNDILHHGRLEVGQNLLMVKKEKQCSSYTTLGEFKHGNIEIKDIGHKVNFDIHCIRILVTENQKEWLIIRSISIWISQTSI; from the exons ATGTTACAAAGTAAACATTCTGCTGGCTTTGATCCTTTCTCAATGGAGCAGATTAAAATGGTCAGCAAATACTTATCGATAG GGAAATTTGAGGTCAGATTTATCATGAGACTCTATTGGAAATGTGCAGAGAAAATGAGATGTTTCCGGAAGCGTTCAACTGTTCCACTGTTAGCTTGCCTTGCAATTTGTCTCCTTTGTCTCAATCTGTTTCTGGAAGAGGACCGATATGTCATG GAAGGAGAGCGGAGACTTTCTAGAGAATTGACTTCTCATCAACTTAACTCTGAAAAATATGTCCATACTTTCAAAGATTTAACTAACTTTTCAGGAGCAATAAACGTCACCTATCGTTATCTTGCAGGATTTCCTATAGCTAGAAAAA AATATTTAACAGTAGGACTATCATCTGTGAAAAGGAAACGAGGTAACTACCTACTAGAAACAATTAAATCCATCTTTGATCAGTCCAGCTATGAAGAGCTGAATGAAATTATAGTTATTGTGCACTTAGCAGACTTTGATCTATCGTGGTGTGAAAATGTCATCCAAGACATCTCCAGAAAATTTGCTCATCACATTCTATCTGGCCGACTGATGGTTATTCATACTCCAGAGGAGTACTACCCCAGTTTAGATGGCCTCAAAAGGAACTATAATGATCCCGAAGATCGCGTAAGATTTAGATCTAAACAGAATGCAGATTATGCTTTTCTACTTAACTTTTGTGCTAATTTGTCAGACTACTACGTCATGTTGGAAGATGATGTACACTGCTCTAAAAACTTCCTATCAGCCATTAAAAAAGTAATTACCTCAAGAGAAGGCTCCTACTGGGTGACACTAGAGTTTTCTAAATTAGGATATATTGGAAAACTCTACCATTCTTGTGACCTCCCTCGACTGGCACAATTTTTACTAATGTTTTATCAGGAAATGCCATGTGATTGGCTACTCATCCATTTCCAAGGATTGCTTGCCCAGAAAGATATCATACGGTTCAAGCCTTCTTTGTTTCAGCACATGGGATATTATTCTTCCTTCAGAGGGACTGAAAACAAACTTAAAGATGATGACTTTGAAGAAGATTCCTTTGATATTCCTGACAATCCACCTGCAACTCTTTGTACAAACATGAACGTGTTCGAACACTACAATCCCAGTAAAGCATACAGCAGTGTTGATGAATACTTCTGGGGAAAATCAGCTTCAGCTGGAGATTATTTCATAATTGTGCTCGACAAACCTGCTAAAATTGATAAACTGAAAATCCAAACGGGCACAGACGACAGACAAAATGACATCTTGCATCATGGAAGACTGGAGGTTGgccaaaatttgctgatggtgaAAAAGGAAAAGCAATGTTCTAGCTACACCACGCTAGGGGAATTTAAACATGGAAATATTGAGATAAAGGATATTGGCCACAAGGTTAACTTTGACATTCACTGTATTCGAATACTGGTAACAGAAAACCAGAAAGAATGGCTGATTATTAGGAGTATCAGCATTTGGATCAGTCAGACATCCATATAG